In Arcobacter ellisii, a genomic segment contains:
- the rplV gene encoding 50S ribosomal protein L22 — translation MAKAILKFIRLSPIKARLIAREVQGMNAEYAIASLQFTPNKAAGIISKVIASAVANAGLDPVDAVITSARVDKGPVLKRFTPRARGSASPKHKPTAHIMIEVAAATKGDK, via the coding sequence ATGGCTAAAGCAATATTAAAATTTATTAGACTTTCTCCAATCAAAGCAAGATTAATTGCTAGAGAAGTTCAAGGAATGAATGCAGAGTATGCAATCGCATCTTTACAATTTACTCCAAATAAAGCTGCTGGAATTATTTCAAAAGTTATCGCATCTGCAGTTGCAAATGCAGGTTTAGATCCAGTTGATGCAGTTATCACATCAGCTAGAGTTGATAAAGGTCCAGTTTTAAAAAGATTTACTCCAAGAGCAAGAGGTTCAGCTTCACCTAAGCATAAACCAACTGCACATATTATGATTGAAGTAGCTGCTGCAACTAAAGGAGATAAGTAA
- the rpsC gene encoding 30S ribosomal protein S3, with product MGQKVNPIGLRLGINRNWESRWFPKFETMPANVAEDDKIRKYVKKELYYAGIAQTVVERTAKKVRVTVVAARPGIIIGKKGADVEKLKDALSKLVGKEIAVNIKEERKPQISAQLSAENVAQQLERRVAFRRAMKRVMQNALKGGAKGIKVSVSGRLGGAEMARTEWYLEGRVPLHTLRARIDYGFAEAHTTYGCIGIKVWIFKGEVLAKGIPTEKAEESTSKPKRRPTKKRGK from the coding sequence ATGGGTCAAAAAGTTAATCCAATAGGTTTAAGATTAGGTATTAATAGAAATTGGGAATCAAGATGGTTTCCTAAATTTGAAACAATGCCAGCAAACGTTGCAGAAGATGACAAAATCAGAAAGTATGTTAAAAAAGAATTATACTATGCTGGAATTGCTCAAACTGTAGTTGAAAGAACAGCAAAAAAAGTTAGAGTTACTGTTGTAGCTGCTAGACCAGGTATAATTATTGGTAAAAAAGGTGCTGACGTTGAAAAACTAAAAGATGCACTTTCAAAATTAGTTGGTAAAGAAATCGCTGTTAATATCAAAGAAGAAAGAAAACCACAAATCTCTGCTCAATTATCTGCTGAGAATGTTGCTCAACAATTAGAAAGAAGAGTTGCATTTAGAAGAGCTATGAAAAGAGTTATGCAAAATGCATTAAAAGGTGGAGCAAAAGGTATTAAAGTATCTGTTTCTGGTAGACTTGGTGGAGCTGAAATGGCAAGAACTGAGTGGTATTTAGAAGGTAGAGTTCCATTACATACTTTAAGAGCAAGAATCGATTATGGTTTTGCTGAAGCTCATACAACTTATGGTTGTATCGGTATTAAAGTTTGGATTTTCAAAGGTGAAGTATTAGCAAAAGGTATTCCAACTGAAAAAGCTGAAGAGTCAACTTCTAAACCTAAAAGAAGACCAACAAAGAAAAGAGGTAAATAA
- the rplP gene encoding 50S ribosomal protein L16 produces MLMPKRTKFRKMMKGRNRGMAHRGNSLAYGDIGIKAVEHGRIDSRQIEASRIAMTRKVKRQAKVWIMVFPDKPLTAKPLETRMGKGKGSVDKWVMNIKPGRICFEMAGVSEELAREALTLAMHKLPFKTKIVTRDSENELY; encoded by the coding sequence ATGTTAATGCCTAAAAGAACTAAGTTCAGAAAAATGATGAAAGGCCGAAATAGAGGTATGGCTCATAGAGGAAACTCTTTAGCATACGGAGATATCGGTATCAAAGCAGTTGAACACGGAAGAATTGATTCTAGACAAATTGAAGCGTCAAGAATTGCAATGACAAGAAAAGTAAAAAGACAAGCAAAAGTTTGGATTATGGTATTCCCTGATAAACCACTTACTGCAAAACCATTAGAAACGAGAATGGGTAAAGGTAAAGGTTCAGTTGATAAATGGGTTATGAACATTAAGCCTGGAAGAATTTGTTTTGAAATGGCTGGAGTATCTGAAGAATTAGCAAGAGAAGCTTTAACTTTAGCTATGCATAAATTACCGTTTAAAACTAAAATTGTAACAAGAGATAGCGAAAATGAACTATACTGA
- the rpmC gene encoding 50S ribosomal protein L29, translated as MNYTDLKDKNLSELQVLLKEKKVLLFELKAKLKTMQLTNTSELRVAKKDIAKIQTAMTAAKAN; from the coding sequence ATGAACTATACTGATTTAAAAGACAAAAACTTGAGCGAACTTCAAGTATTATTAAAAGAGAAAAAGGTGCTTCTTTTTGAATTAAAAGCTAAGCTAAAAACAATGCAGTTAACAAACACATCTGAATTAAGAGTTGCTAAAAAAGACATCGCTAAAATTCAAACAGCTATGACTGCTGCAAAAGCTAACTAA
- the rpsQ gene encoding 30S ribosomal protein S17, producing the protein MTHKREIQGVVVKRSGDKTASILVTRSVLHPKYHKTVKRFKKYLIHDERNELNVGDSVIAIECRPLSKTKSFRLKTIVATGVK; encoded by the coding sequence ATGACACATAAAAGAGAGATTCAAGGTGTAGTGGTAAAAAGATCAGGTGATAAAACAGCTTCTATCTTAGTTACAAGATCAGTTTTACACCCAAAATATCACAAAACTGTAAAGAGATTTAAAAAATATTTAATTCATGACGAAAGAAACGAATTAAATGTTGGTGATAGTGTTATCGCAATTGAGTGTAGACCATTGTCAAAAACTAAATCTTTTAGATTAAAGACGATAGTAGCTACAGGAGTTAAATAA
- the rplN gene encoding 50S ribosomal protein L14 produces the protein MIQSFTRLNVADNTGAKEIMCIKVLGGSKRRYATVGDVIVASVKKALPTGKIKKGQVVKAVVVRTHKEVHRENGSLIRFDDNAAVILDAKREPVGTRIFGPVAREVRYSGFMKIVSLAPEVL, from the coding sequence ATGATTCAAAGTTTTACAAGATTAAACGTAGCTGACAACACAGGTGCTAAAGAGATTATGTGTATCAAAGTTTTAGGTGGTTCTAAAAGAAGATACGCAACTGTTGGTGATGTTATTGTTGCTTCAGTTAAAAAAGCTTTACCAACTGGAAAAATTAAAAAAGGTCAAGTTGTAAAAGCTGTTGTTGTTAGAACTCATAAAGAAGTTCATAGAGAAAATGGTTCATTAATTAGATTTGATGATAATGCAGCGGTTATTCTAGATGCAAAAAGAGAGCCAGTTGGAACAAGAATCTTTGGACCAGTTGCTAGGGAAGTAAGATATTCAGGTTTCATGAAAATCGTTTCACTTGCACCGGAGGTATTATAA
- the rplX gene encoding 50S ribosomal protein L24, with protein MAIKLKIKKGDTVKIIAGDDKGKTGEVLAVLPKERKVIVKDCKVAKKTVKPDQEKNPEGGFVNKEMPIDISNVAKVEGN; from the coding sequence ATGGCAATTAAATTAAAAATCAAAAAAGGTGATACTGTAAAAATCATCGCTGGTGATGATAAAGGTAAAACTGGAGAAGTTTTAGCTGTATTACCAAAAGAAAGAAAAGTAATCGTAAAAGATTGCAAAGTTGCTAAAAAAACAGTTAAACCTGATCAAGAAAAAAATCCAGAAGGTGGATTTGTAAACAAAGAAATGCCAATTGACATTTCAAATGTAGCAAAAGTAGAGGGTAACTAA
- the rplE gene encoding 50S ribosomal protein L5, which yields MASRLFEKYKSEIKPVLETEFPKNKTLTAKLEKVVISVGAGEAMKDSKLIQNIEDTISLIAGQKAVKVIAKKSVAGFKVREGMPVGVKVTLRGEQMYHFLDKLCNVALPRVKDFRGLNKNGFDGRGNFNFGLDEQLMFPEVVYDNIIKTHGMNISIATSATNDAEAYRLLELVGIPFTKGRA from the coding sequence ATGGCATCAAGATTATTTGAAAAATATAAATCAGAAATCAAACCAGTATTAGAAACTGAGTTCCCAAAAAACAAAACTTTAACTGCAAAGTTAGAGAAAGTTGTTATCTCAGTTGGTGCTGGTGAAGCAATGAAAGATTCTAAATTAATTCAAAATATTGAAGATACAATTTCTTTAATTGCTGGTCAAAAAGCTGTTAAAGTTATTGCTAAAAAATCAGTAGCTGGATTCAAAGTTAGAGAAGGTATGCCTGTAGGTGTTAAAGTTACTTTAAGAGGTGAGCAAATGTATCATTTCTTAGACAAATTATGTAACGTTGCATTACCAAGGGTAAAAGACTTTAGAGGTCTTAATAAAAATGGTTTTGATGGTAGAGGAAACTTCAACTTTGGACTAGATGAGCAATTAATGTTCCCAGAAGTAGTTTATGATAACATCATTAAAACACACGGTATGAATATTTCAATTGCTACTAGTGCAACTAATGATGCTGAAGCTTACAGATTATTAGAATTAGTAGGAATTCCATTTACAAAAGGAAGAGCGTAA
- a CDS encoding type Z 30S ribosomal protein S14 → MAKKSMIAKQKRTPKFAVRAYTRCSVCGRPHSVYRDFGLCRVCLRKMANEGLLPGVRKASW, encoded by the coding sequence ATGGCAAAGAAATCTATGATCGCTAAACAAAAAAGAACACCTAAGTTTGCTGTAAGAGCATACACAAGATGTTCTGTTTGTGGAAGACCTCACTCTGTTTATAGAGATTTTGGTTTATGTAGAGTTTGTTTAAGAAAAATGGCTAACGAAGGTTTATTACCTGGTGTTAGAAAAGCTAGTTGGTAG
- the rpsH gene encoding 30S ribosomal protein S8, which produces MMNDIIADALTRIRNAAMRKLEVATLLHSNTVVGVLNVLLQKEYIAGFKVIDGQNNKKTIQVELKYDDNEKSVINEITRVSKPGRRVYKNASEIKNFKNGYGTIIVSTNKGVIANDEAYAANVGGEVLCTVW; this is translated from the coding sequence ATGATGAATGATATAATCGCAGATGCTTTAACTAGAATTAGAAATGCTGCAATGAGAAAATTAGAAGTTGCAACATTATTACACTCAAATACTGTAGTAGGTGTTTTAAACGTATTATTACAAAAAGAGTATATTGCTGGATTCAAAGTTATTGATGGACAAAACAACAAGAAAACTATTCAAGTTGAATTAAAATATGATGATAATGAGAAATCAGTAATCAACGAAATTACTAGAGTTTCTAAACCAGGAAGAAGAGTTTATAAAAACGCTTCTGAAATTAAAAACTTTAAAAATGGGTACGGTACTATTATCGTTTCAACTAACAAAGGTGTAATTGCTAATGATGAAGCATATGCAGCTAATGTTGGTGGTGAAGTACTTTGTACTGTATGGTAG
- the rplF gene encoding 50S ribosomal protein L6, whose product MSRIGKKPIAIPAGIEVTVNGTVISVKKGNNVSTVETHGRVGIEVVDGQVVLTRNGESKESSAFWGTYRALTANAINGLNVGFTKSLEINGVGYRAAVKGDVLELLLGYSHPINYEIPKGLEVTVEKNIINVKGADKQQVGQAAAIIRGFRKPEPYKGKGVKYTDEKIIRKAGKTSKK is encoded by the coding sequence ATGTCAAGAATTGGTAAAAAACCTATCGCAATTCCAGCTGGAATTGAAGTTACAGTAAATGGTACAGTAATTAGCGTAAAAAAAGGAAACAATGTTTCTACAGTTGAAACTCATGGAAGAGTGGGAATCGAAGTTGTTGATGGTCAAGTGGTTTTAACTAGAAATGGTGAATCAAAAGAATCTTCTGCTTTCTGGGGAACTTATAGAGCGTTAACTGCAAATGCAATTAATGGTCTAAACGTTGGATTTACTAAATCATTAGAAATCAACGGAGTTGGATACAGAGCTGCCGTAAAAGGTGACGTTTTAGAACTACTATTAGGATATTCTCACCCAATTAACTACGAAATCCCAAAAGGATTAGAAGTTACTGTTGAAAAAAATATTATTAATGTAAAAGGTGCTGACAAACAACAAGTTGGTCAAGCTGCTGCAATTATTAGAGGCTTTAGAAAACCAGAACCATACAAAGGTAAAGGTGTTAAATATACTGATGAGAAAATCATTAGAAAAGCCGGAAAAACTTCTAAGAAGTAA
- the rplR gene encoding 50S ribosomal protein L18, protein MSRIKDLAKKNALRIKRKKRVRSNIFGTAEKPRVSIFKSNKYVSAQAINDVEGVTLAAVSSQAMGLNINKENAVKVAAQLAENLKAAGIETVVYDRNGYLYHGVVAAFADALRDNGIKL, encoded by the coding sequence ATGAGTAGAATAAAAGACTTAGCTAAAAAAAATGCTTTAAGAATTAAAAGAAAAAAAAGAGTTAGAAGTAACATTTTTGGTACTGCTGAAAAACCAAGAGTATCAATTTTTAAATCTAACAAATACGTTAGTGCACAGGCTATTAATGATGTTGAAGGTGTAACTTTAGCGGCTGTTAGCTCACAAGCTATGGGTCTAAACATTAATAAAGAAAATGCAGTAAAAGTAGCAGCACAACTTGCTGAAAATTTAAAAGCTGCTGGAATTGAAACAGTAGTTTACGATAGAAATGGTTATCTTTACCATGGTGTAGTTGCAGCTTTTGCTGATGCACTAAGAGATAACGGTATCAAATTATAA
- the rpsE gene encoding 30S ribosomal protein S5 gives MAAVNREDFQEAIVKIGRVTKVVKGGRRFRFTALVVVGDKNGTVGFGTGKAKEVPDAIKKALDDAFKSLVTVSIKGTTIAHDIEHKYNASKILLKPASEGTGLIAGGAARPVLELSGVKDIIAKSLGSNNPNNLVQATVEALAKIKG, from the coding sequence ATGGCAGCGGTAAATAGAGAAGATTTTCAAGAAGCAATCGTTAAAATCGGAAGAGTAACAAAAGTTGTAAAAGGTGGAAGAAGATTCAGATTTACAGCTTTAGTTGTTGTTGGTGATAAAAACGGTACAGTAGGTTTCGGAACTGGTAAAGCTAAAGAGGTTCCTGATGCAATTAAAAAAGCATTAGATGATGCATTCAAAAGCTTAGTTACTGTTTCTATTAAAGGAACTACAATAGCACATGATATTGAACACAAATATAATGCAAGTAAAATATTATTAAAACCAGCATCTGAGGGTACTGGGCTAATCGCTGGAGGAGCTGCAAGACCTGTTCTTGAGCTTTCTGGAGTTAAAGATATTATTGCAAAATCTTTAGGTTCAAATAATCCAAACAACCTTGTACAAGCTACTGTTGAAGCATTAGCTAAGATAAAAGGATAA
- the rplO gene encoding 50S ribosomal protein L15, with product MVLENLQPAPGSTKNTKRIGRGQGSGTGKTAGKGNKGQKARSGYKMKRGFEGGQQPLYKRLPKVGFFSRTVKPYSINVDKVSQIATLEEITLDSIKSVYKLSKSVEKVKLIGSTAKDLVAKIKDENVTTTGK from the coding sequence ATGGTATTAGAAAATTTACAACCAGCACCAGGTAGTACGAAAAATACTAAAAGAATTGGTAGAGGTCAAGGAAGTGGTACAGGTAAAACTGCAGGAAAAGGTAACAAAGGTCAAAAAGCTAGATCTGGTTACAAAATGAAAAGAGGATTTGAAGGTGGTCAACAACCACTTTACAAAAGACTTCCTAAAGTTGGATTCTTTTCAAGAACTGTAAAACCTTATTCAATCAATGTTGATAAAGTATCACAAATTGCAACTCTTGAAGAAATTACATTAGATTCAATCAAATCTGTGTATAAATTATCAAAATCAGTTGAAAAAGTTAAATTAATTGGTTCAACTGCAAAAGATTTAGTAGCTAAGATTAAAGACGAAAACGTTACAACTACTGGAAAATAA